In Nicotiana tabacum cultivar K326 chromosome 17, ASM71507v2, whole genome shotgun sequence, one DNA window encodes the following:
- the LOC142171676 gene encoding uncharacterized protein LOC142171676: protein MYKLAKIRERKAQDLDRVRCIKDEDGKVLVEEACIRRRWHEYFHRLLNEEGDRNIMMGELENSESLRDFGFYRHIRYGEVDVAIRKMSRGKATGPDEILVEFWKEAGRVGLECLTSLFNVIFKTKKMPEDWRWSLMILLYKNKGEIQNCNNYRGIKLPSHTMKGEEKDLHMVFIDLEKAYDKVPREVLWRQWFNHDTEVIHQKGGVNTPEAEERALNLWECNQKQ, encoded by the exons ATGTACAAGTTAGCCAAAATTAGGGAGAGGAAGGCTCAGGACCTGGATcgagtgaggtgcatcaaagacgaagACGGTAAGGTATTGGTGGAAGAGGCGTGTATCAGGCGTAGATGGCATGAGTACTTCCATAGACTCTTGAATGAGGAAGGGGATAGGAACATCATGATGGGTGAGTTGGAGAACTCAGAGAGTCTGagagattttgggttttatagGCATATTAGGTATGGGGAGGTTGATGTGGCTATACGGAAGATGAGCAGGGGTAAGGCGACTGGTCCTGATGAGATCctggtggaattttggaaagaaGCGGGTAGGGTAGGCTTGGAGTGTCTTACTAGCTTGTTTAACGTCATTTTCaagacgaagaagatgcccgaagattGGAGGTGGAGTTTGATGATTCTGTTGTACAAAAATAAAGGTGAAATCCAGAActgcaacaactataggggtatcaagctgcCGAGTCATACTATGAAG GGAGAGGAAAAGGACTTGCacatggtgttcattgaccttGAGAAGGCTTATGACAAAGTCCCGAGGGAGGTGCTATGGAG acaatggttcaatCATGATACAGAGGTGATACATCAAAAGGGAGGGGTGAACACTCCCGAGGCTGAAGAAAGGGCACTCAACCTCTGGGAGTGCAATCAAAAGCAATAG
- the LOC142171675 gene encoding uncharacterized protein LOC142171675, producing the protein MGYDEVHGGFGFGARNKGGASLLEFAKAFDLVLANTSFQKREDHPVTFRSRGAKTHIDYLLLMRGDKGMCKDFKVIPSECLSTQHRLLVMYLEVKGVRKKRVVYRQPKIKWGALTKGKAQELGEKLLALGAWRSSGDASSMCTMTANCIREAVREVLGVSKGYSGGHKGDWWWNEEVQAKVEAKKAAYLKIMGSTNEEERRLCRECYKKARREAKLAVTVAKTATFERLYEDLEGK; encoded by the coding sequence ATGGGTTATGACGAGGTGCATGGAGGGTTCGGTTTCGGGGCTAGGAACAAGGGCGGTGCTTCGTTGTTGGAGTTTGCTAAAGCTTTTGATTTGGTGCTAGCTAACACGAGTTTTCAGAAGAGGGAGGATCACCCGGTCACTTTCCGGAGTAGGGGTGCCAAGACTCATATTGATTATCTTCTCCTCATGAGAGGTGATAAGGGTATGTGTAAGGATTTCAAGGTTATCCCGAGTGAGTGTCTGTCAACGCAGCATAGGCTCCTAGTAATGTATTTGGAGGTTAAGGGAGTACGGAAGAAGAGAGTGGTGTACAGACAACCTAAgatcaagtggggagccttgactaagGGAAAGGCTCAAGAGTTGGGGGAGAAGCTGTTAGCTTTGGGGGCCTGGAGGAGCAGTGGGGACGCGAGTAGTATGTGCACCATGACAGCAAACTGCATTAGGGAAGCTGTTAgggaggtgttaggggtctcaaaGGGTTACTCGGGTGGCCATAAaggggactggtggtggaatgaggAGGTCCAAGCAAAAGTGGAAGCTAAGAAAGCGGCGTATCTGAAGATAATGGGGAGCACGAACGAGGAAGAGCGAAGGTTGTGTAGGGAGTGCTATAAGAAGGCAAGGCGAGAGGCGAAGCTCGCGGTTACAGTGGCCAAGACTGCAACTTTTGAAAGATTGTATGAAGATCTTGAGGGCAAATGA